Proteins from one Pseudomonas bijieensis genomic window:
- a CDS encoding molecular chaperone — protein MNETSPLQLLRVQPPTQSRLSFCDATPRDLKRWIANLPKANIGETARLLYQALGELNQLLTPSDNRLQLLELLRPEVYYVCKHLERHFLQQAIVLDERSRKIVNLCQALQTQLAMGYKQIVARIASKYTKDRARLLSTALQRAIHALNGPLLRASQLYSPVPEGLWLDLHQLYRIACLHRLQHLSVSDDLASQVHQLNAEQTYVVALLLGASRSNQLRQSQIGRLTQVLESWSQWVKLDPATAASSLFAVAPELDVGPRYRSKFRAEQQPTLQGFDPQPLVRAIATHLEQPAENNLPVPGGMSVDTLHHLQAAWGEAAERSFQRTEGNGTLTLCVGMSALHYYLGGERSFNEILKSPTTRKARFEASPSKTNDAWKQAFDAAPAGDSDLLPYEEIEYPVNPADDDGTSSDNQHHFPTYDLPIINHSPGGYCLGWPKEVPEQLQAGEMIGIRDSSDQAWSVAVVRWIRQVRNGAMQMGIELVAPHAQPCGLQLVREENEHGHYLRGLLLPEISAIDLPPTMIAPRLPFQEGQRVLINTNGQERRAGLDRRVTSTHSFNQFSYHPEDSAETEGGGDQEGNFDSLWKSL, from the coding sequence ATGAATGAGACCAGCCCTCTCCAGCTATTGCGCGTCCAGCCCCCAACGCAATCACGCCTGTCGTTCTGCGATGCCACGCCACGGGACCTCAAGCGCTGGATCGCCAACCTGCCCAAGGCCAACATCGGCGAAACCGCCCGCCTGTTGTACCAGGCCCTTGGTGAACTCAACCAACTGCTCACGCCCAGCGACAATCGACTGCAACTGCTCGAGCTGCTGCGGCCCGAGGTGTATTACGTCTGCAAGCACCTGGAGCGGCACTTCCTGCAACAGGCCATCGTGCTGGATGAGCGCTCGCGCAAGATCGTCAACCTGTGCCAGGCCCTGCAAACCCAACTGGCGATGGGCTACAAACAGATCGTGGCGCGTATCGCCTCGAAATACACCAAGGATCGGGCTCGCCTACTGAGCACCGCGCTGCAACGGGCGATACATGCCCTCAACGGCCCGCTGCTGCGCGCCAGCCAGCTGTACAGCCCAGTACCTGAAGGGCTATGGCTCGATTTGCATCAGCTGTACCGGATCGCTTGCCTGCACCGCTTGCAGCACCTGAGCGTGAGTGATGACCTGGCCAGCCAGGTTCATCAATTGAACGCCGAGCAAACCTATGTCGTCGCCCTGCTGCTGGGCGCGTCACGCAGCAATCAACTGCGCCAGAGCCAGATCGGGCGACTGACCCAAGTGCTCGAATCCTGGAGCCAGTGGGTCAAGCTGGACCCTGCCACCGCTGCCAGCAGCCTGTTCGCGGTCGCGCCGGAGCTGGATGTCGGGCCGCGCTACCGCTCCAAGTTCCGAGCCGAACAGCAGCCGACCTTGCAGGGCTTCGATCCCCAGCCCCTGGTGCGTGCAATCGCCACTCACCTGGAACAACCTGCCGAGAACAACCTGCCAGTACCTGGCGGCATGAGCGTCGACACCTTGCATCACCTGCAAGCGGCCTGGGGCGAAGCGGCCGAACGCAGCTTCCAGCGCACCGAGGGCAACGGCACGCTGACCCTGTGCGTGGGCATGAGTGCGCTGCACTACTACCTCGGCGGCGAGCGCTCTTTCAACGAAATCCTGAAAAGCCCCACCACCCGCAAAGCCCGCTTCGAAGCCTCGCCGAGCAAGACAAACGACGCCTGGAAGCAGGCCTTCGACGCCGCCCCCGCCGGTGACAGCGACCTGCTGCCCTATGAAGAAATCGAGTACCCGGTCAACCCGGCCGATGACGACGGCACCAGCTCCGACAATCAGCACCACTTTCCCACCTACGACCTGCCGATCATCAACCACAGCCCTGGCGGTTATTGCCTCGGTTGGCCCAAGGAAGTGCCGGAACAGCTTCAAGCCGGTGAAATGATCGGCATTCGAGACAGCAGTGACCAAGCCTGGAGCGTTGCCGTGGTGCGCTGGATCCGACAAGTGCGCAACGGCGCCATGCAGATGGGCATCGAACTGGTCGCACCCCATGCCCAGCCTTGTGGGCTGCAACTGGTCCGGGAAGAGAACGAGCACGGTCACTACCTGCGCGGCTTGTTACTGCCCGAGATCAGCGCCATCGACCTGCCTCCCACCATGATCGCCCCACGCCTGCCGTTCCAGGAGGGCCAGCGTGTACTGATCAACACCAACGGCCAGGAACGCCGCGCCGGCCTGGACCGCCGGGTGACCAGTACCCACAGCTTCAACCAGTTTTCCTATCACCCGGAAGACTCAGCCGAGACTGAGGGTGGCGGCGACCAAGAGGGGAATTTTGATTCGTTGTGGAAGTCGCTCTAA
- the serB gene encoding phosphoserine phosphatase SerB, whose protein sequence is MREIVLINITGSDRPGLTAAITGVLAQGGVNILDIGQAVIHDTLSFGILVEIPDAEQGKSVLKDILFTAYKLDQQVRFTPVSEDDYRHWVAGQGKKRHIVTLLTRKVTAEQLQRVSSITAKYDLNIDHIDRLSGRMPLDTPDDKGKGCIEFSVRGEPADPQALRAEFLSVAQELNVDIAFQEDSLFRRNRRLAVFDMDSTLIEAEVIDELAKAAGVGDKVSAITERAMAGELDFRASFKERLALLKGLDVSVLDSIGASLRLTEGAETLFAELKRLGYKTAILSGGFTYFAKQLQAKLGIDYVFANELEVVDGKVTGVAVEPIVDAQRKADLLRELAEKEGLRLEQTIAVGDGANDLPMLAIAGLGVAFRAKPLVKQSARQAISTLGLDGVLYLLGFRDRDGQL, encoded by the coding sequence TTGCGCGAAATCGTCCTGATAAACATCACTGGCAGCGACCGTCCGGGTCTGACTGCGGCCATTACCGGCGTTCTGGCCCAGGGTGGTGTGAACATTCTCGACATCGGTCAGGCGGTGATCCACGACACGCTGTCGTTCGGCATCCTGGTTGAAATTCCGGACGCCGAACAAGGCAAGTCGGTGCTCAAGGACATCCTGTTCACCGCCTACAAGCTCGACCAACAGGTGCGCTTCACCCCGGTGTCCGAGGACGATTACCGGCATTGGGTGGCCGGCCAGGGCAAGAAGCGCCACATCGTTACCCTGCTGACCCGCAAGGTCACTGCCGAACAATTGCAGCGCGTCAGCTCGATCACCGCCAAATATGACCTGAACATCGACCATATCGACCGACTGTCCGGGCGCATGCCGCTGGACACCCCGGACGACAAGGGCAAGGGTTGCATTGAGTTTTCCGTGCGTGGCGAGCCGGCTGACCCCCAGGCGTTGCGTGCCGAGTTCCTCAGCGTGGCCCAGGAACTGAACGTCGACATCGCCTTCCAGGAAGATTCGCTGTTCCGTCGTAACCGCCGCCTGGCGGTGTTCGACATGGATTCGACGCTGATCGAGGCCGAAGTCATCGATGAACTGGCCAAGGCGGCCGGCGTCGGCGACAAGGTTTCGGCCATCACCGAACGAGCCATGGCCGGCGAGCTGGACTTCCGCGCCAGCTTCAAGGAGCGCCTGGCGCTGCTCAAGGGGCTGGACGTCAGTGTGCTGGATTCCATCGGCGCTTCCCTGCGCCTGACCGAAGGTGCCGAGACCCTGTTCGCTGAACTCAAGCGCCTGGGTTACAAGACCGCCATCCTGTCCGGCGGCTTCACCTACTTCGCCAAGCAATTGCAGGCCAAGCTCGGTATCGACTACGTATTCGCCAACGAATTGGAAGTGGTGGATGGCAAGGTGACCGGCGTGGCCGTGGAGCCGATCGTCGATGCCCAGCGCAAGGCGGACCTGCTGCGAGAGCTGGCTGAAAAGGAAGGCTTGCGCCTGGAGCAGACCATCGCCGTGGGAGACGGCGCCAACGACTTGCCGATGCTGGCGATCGCCGGCCTGGGCGTGGCGTTCCGCGCCAAGCCGCTGGTCAAGCAGTCGGCCAGGCAGGCGATTTCAACCCTGGGGCTGGATGGGGTGTTGTACCTGCTGGGTTTCAGGGATCGTGACGGGCAGCTCTAA
- a CDS encoding HDOD domain-containing protein, with translation MTNETKVPTPRPTTLEGWVKLLDGVHLPVPQASHDLVCKAIADSRRSLRDIAELMQDSPALALSVIREANHHTHGSLAEPAENLEVAINRLGLKRTEELLARLPSLPGQEIPVALRQLQLISQHATQQANGFFASRLARLWQDIHWGSLLFLSPLWPLALTHPRLLGEWELRVVHKGEPASKVERELFGVSLLKICLALVETWRLPIWVMQGYRLLLNERRELVRVLRIARDSEHPLRQQNRLDDDPTLRRWLNQPANTVLLANGLALSAQQAWDSPHIVRWQYLTSLYLQMPMDEVQQQLHQQAVTSARHDAMPDLWHPAVALLWPWDSRRIHPGLLPPAPPSAEDLSQWRKQCSALLVEPSPFRNAMHLTTSARDVLVACGMRRVMILMADRSQASVRVHQTAGLPKEAAAMSFTISQSKILQRLLAQQAQVRLNPDNNAQFSALLPPGLRSLFRGEHLLLRSLTCNGRVIMLVAVDQGGGPFSDVTVQAFGKTVQCIERALHTFTNRGR, from the coding sequence ATGACTAACGAAACTAAGGTTCCAACGCCGCGACCGACCACGCTCGAAGGCTGGGTAAAGCTGCTGGACGGCGTGCACCTACCAGTGCCCCAGGCCAGTCATGACTTGGTCTGCAAGGCCATTGCCGACAGCCGCCGCTCGTTGCGCGACATCGCCGAACTGATGCAGGACAGCCCGGCCCTGGCCCTGAGCGTCATCCGCGAGGCCAACCATCACACCCATGGCAGCCTTGCAGAACCGGCGGAAAATCTCGAAGTAGCCATCAACCGTCTCGGCCTCAAGCGCACCGAGGAACTGCTCGCTCGCTTGCCGTCGTTGCCGGGGCAAGAAATCCCCGTTGCCTTGCGCCAGCTGCAATTGATCAGCCAGCACGCCACGCAACAGGCCAATGGCTTTTTTGCCAGCCGCCTGGCGCGACTGTGGCAGGACATACACTGGGGCAGCCTGTTGTTTCTGTCGCCGCTCTGGCCCCTGGCACTGACTCACCCGCGGTTGCTGGGGGAGTGGGAGTTGCGGGTCGTCCATAAAGGTGAGCCCGCGAGCAAGGTCGAGCGCGAATTGTTCGGCGTCAGCCTGCTGAAGATCTGCCTGGCGCTGGTAGAAACCTGGCGCTTGCCGATCTGGGTGATGCAGGGCTATCGCCTGCTGCTCAATGAACGCCGCGAGCTGGTAAGAGTGCTGCGCATCGCCCGGGACAGCGAACACCCACTGCGCCAACAGAATCGCCTGGACGATGACCCGACGCTGCGGCGCTGGCTCAATCAACCGGCCAATACCGTATTGCTGGCCAACGGCCTGGCACTTTCAGCGCAACAGGCCTGGGACAGCCCCCACATTGTCCGCTGGCAATACCTCACCAGTTTGTATCTGCAGATGCCGATGGATGAGGTCCAGCAACAACTGCACCAACAAGCTGTCACCAGCGCCCGTCATGACGCCATGCCGGACCTCTGGCACCCGGCCGTGGCGTTGCTCTGGCCCTGGGACAGCCGTCGCATCCACCCCGGATTGCTCCCCCCCGCCCCACCCAGCGCCGAAGACCTGAGCCAGTGGCGCAAGCAATGCTCCGCACTGTTGGTGGAACCGAGCCCCTTTCGCAATGCCATGCACTTGACCACCTCGGCACGGGACGTGTTGGTGGCCTGTGGCATGCGTCGGGTGATGATCCTGATGGCCGACCGCAGCCAGGCCAGCGTGCGCGTACACCAGACCGCCGGCCTGCCGAAAGAAGCCGCGGCCATGAGTTTTACCATCAGCCAGAGCAAGATATTGCAGCGGTTGCTGGCCCAGCAGGCCCAGGTTCGCCTGAACCCGGACAACAATGCGCAGTTTTCGGCTCTGCTGCCACCGGGCCTGCGCAGCCTGTTCCGGGGTGAGCACCTGCTGTTGCGCTCACTGACCTGCAATGGCCGAGTCATCATGCTGGTGGCGGTGGACCAGGGCGGCGGGCCGTTCTCGGACGTGACCGTGCAAGCCTTCGGCAAAACCGTGCAATGCATCGAACGGGCCCTGCATACCTTTACCAACCGCGGCCGCTGA
- the motB gene encoding flagellar motor protein MotB, translating into MENNQPIIIKRVKRIAAGHHGGAWKIAFADFATAMMAFFLVLWLLSTATPEQKIAIAGYFKDPVGFTESGTPYIIDLGGSPTLAPDTTLNPEVKSEPQPDKVTVDSEQVEGMAEQIERERLELLLQELQNKVEENPQLQKFKDQILFEITPNGLRIQIMDAENRPMFDSGSARLKPYFEDILLAMADTIKAVPNKISISGHTDAKPYVGKGDFGNWELSANRANAARRALVAGSYPDEQVARVVGYASSALFDRKDPFNPVNRRIDIVVLTKKAQQAIEGSQTDDPAPDPAQGQGAPGEVPATPGAAVDPNALPADQQPVPAHELRERLNLFDDAAPKPAGTPAQ; encoded by the coding sequence ATGGAAAATAACCAGCCGATCATCATCAAGCGCGTCAAGCGCATAGCCGCGGGGCATCACGGGGGCGCCTGGAAAATCGCCTTCGCCGACTTTGCGACGGCGATGATGGCGTTCTTCCTGGTGCTGTGGCTGCTGTCCACCGCGACCCCGGAACAGAAGATCGCCATCGCCGGTTACTTCAAGGACCCGGTCGGTTTTACTGAAAGCGGCACGCCGTACATCATCGACCTGGGTGGTTCACCGACCCTGGCGCCGGACACGACCCTCAATCCTGAAGTCAAATCCGAGCCCCAGCCCGACAAGGTGACGGTGGATTCCGAGCAGGTCGAAGGCATGGCCGAGCAGATCGAGCGCGAACGCCTGGAATTGTTGCTGCAGGAATTGCAGAACAAGGTCGAGGAGAACCCGCAGCTGCAGAAATTCAAGGACCAGATCCTGTTCGAGATTACGCCGAACGGCTTGCGCATCCAGATCATGGACGCCGAGAACCGGCCGATGTTCGATTCCGGCAGTGCGCGCCTGAAACCTTATTTCGAAGACATCCTGCTGGCCATGGCCGACACCATCAAGGCGGTGCCGAACAAGATCAGCATCAGCGGTCATACCGATGCCAAGCCCTACGTCGGCAAAGGTGATTTCGGTAACTGGGAGCTGTCCGCCAACCGCGCCAACGCGGCGCGTCGTGCCCTGGTGGCTGGCAGCTATCCGGACGAACAGGTGGCGCGGGTGGTCGGTTACGCATCCTCGGCGTTGTTCGACCGCAAGGACCCGTTCAACCCGGTCAACCGGCGTATCGATATCGTGGTGTTGACCAAGAAGGCCCAGCAGGCCATCGAAGGTTCGCAAACCGACGACCCGGCGCCGGATCCGGCCCAGGGCCAGGGCGCACCGGGTGAAGTCCCGGCGACGCCTGGTGCTGCGGTTGATCCGAACGCCTTGCCGGCGGACCAGCAGCCCGTGCCGGCCCATGAGCTGCGCGAACGTCTGAACCTGTTCGACGATGCTGCGCCCAAGCCTGCTGGAACGCCTGCGCAGTGA
- the asd gene encoding archaetidylserine decarboxylase (Phosphatidylserine decarboxylase is synthesized as a single chain precursor. Generation of the pyruvoyl active site from a Ser is coupled to cleavage of a Gly-Ser bond between the larger (beta) and smaller (alpha chains). It is an integral membrane protein.): MKNRLFILTQYLLPHHLLSRLAGCIAECRVRWFKNAFTAWFAKRYQVDMSQALVEDLTAYEHFNAFFTRALKDGARPLDPTPGAILSPADGAVSQLGPIEHGRVFQAKGHSFSVLELLGGDAANAAPFMGGDFATIYLSPKDYHRVHMPLAGTLREMVYIPGRIFSVNQTTAENVPELFARNERVACIFDTERGPMAVVLVGAMIVASIETVWAGLVTPPKRELKTFRYDEVARAPIHLEKGAELGRFKLGSTAIVLFGPDQVKWAEELVAGSPVQMGQGLALPKA, from the coding sequence ATGAAAAACCGTTTGTTCATCCTCACTCAATACCTGCTGCCCCACCACCTGCTGTCGCGGCTGGCCGGCTGCATTGCCGAATGCCGCGTGCGCTGGTTCAAGAACGCCTTCACCGCGTGGTTTGCCAAGCGCTACCAAGTGGACATGTCCCAGGCCCTGGTGGAAGACCTGACGGCGTACGAGCACTTCAACGCCTTCTTCACCCGCGCCCTGAAAGACGGTGCGCGTCCGCTGGACCCAACCCCGGGCGCCATCCTCAGCCCCGCCGACGGTGCCGTCAGCCAGCTCGGCCCGATCGAGCACGGCCGGGTATTCCAGGCCAAGGGCCACAGCTTCAGCGTACTGGAGCTACTGGGCGGCGATGCAGCCAACGCGGCGCCGTTCATGGGCGGCGATTTTGCCACCATCTATCTTTCCCCCAAGGACTACCACCGCGTGCACATGCCGCTGGCCGGCACCCTGCGGGAGATGGTTTATATCCCAGGACGAATTTTCTCGGTCAACCAGACCACCGCCGAAAACGTTCCAGAACTGTTTGCTCGTAACGAACGCGTGGCGTGCATTTTCGACACCGAACGCGGGCCGATGGCCGTGGTGCTGGTGGGCGCGATGATCGTGGCGTCCATCGAAACCGTCTGGGCCGGCCTGGTGACACCGCCCAAGCGCGAACTCAAGACTTTCCGCTACGACGAAGTCGCCCGTGCGCCGATCCACCTGGAAAAAGGCGCCGAACTGGGCCGCTTCAAGCTGGGTTCGACCGCCATCGTGCTGTTTGGTCCGGATCAAGTGAAATGGGCCGAGGAACTGGTGGCCGGTTCGCCCGTGCAGATGGGTCAAGGCCTGGCACTGCCAAAAGCCTGA
- the motA gene encoding flagellar motor stator protein MotA — protein MAKIIGIIVVFASVLGGYVLSHGKIAALIQPFEVMIIGGAALGAFLQANPGYMTMHVLKKSLGMFSSRFSHTFYLEVLGLIYEILNKSRREGMMAIEGDIEDAAASPIFAKYPAVLKDARMTAFICDYLRIMSSGNMAPHELEGLFDMELYSLKEDLEHPSHAVTGIADAMPGFGIVAAVLGIVVTMASLGDGDQKSIGLHVGAALVGTFFGILAAYGFFGPLAHSLAHDAKEELNVYEAIKASLVASASGMPPSLAVEFGRKVLYPAHRPSFAELEQAVRGR, from the coding sequence ATGGCTAAAATTATCGGCATCATTGTCGTGTTCGCGAGCGTACTCGGCGGATACGTGCTCTCCCATGGCAAGATTGCCGCCCTGATCCAGCCTTTCGAGGTGATGATCATCGGTGGCGCGGCCCTTGGCGCATTCCTGCAGGCCAACCCTGGCTATATGACGATGCACGTGCTCAAGAAGTCCCTGGGCATGTTCAGTTCGCGTTTCAGCCACACCTTCTACCTCGAAGTGCTGGGCCTGATCTACGAGATTCTCAACAAGAGCCGCCGCGAAGGCATGATGGCGATCGAAGGCGATATTGAAGACGCCGCTGCCAGCCCGATTTTCGCCAAGTATCCTGCGGTGCTCAAAGATGCCCGCATGACGGCGTTCATCTGTGATTACCTGCGCATCATGTCGTCCGGCAACATGGCGCCCCATGAGCTCGAAGGCCTGTTCGACATGGAGCTGTACAGCCTCAAGGAAGACCTGGAGCACCCTTCCCACGCAGTCACCGGTATCGCCGACGCCATGCCCGGCTTCGGTATCGTCGCGGCGGTATTGGGCATCGTGGTGACCATGGCTTCCCTGGGCGACGGCGACCAGAAGTCCATCGGCCTGCACGTGGGGGCGGCACTGGTGGGTACCTTCTTCGGTATTCTGGCTGCGTATGGTTTTTTCGGCCCACTGGCCCACTCCCTGGCCCATGACGCCAAGGAAGAACTCAACGTCTACGAAGCCATCAAGGCTTCCCTGGTGGCCTCGGCCTCGGGCATGCCGCCATCGCTGGCGGTGGAGTTCGGTCGCAAGGTCCTGTACCCGGCGCACCGTCCAAGCTTCGCCGAGCTGGAACAAGCGGTTCGCGGTCGTTAA
- a CDS encoding rhodanese-like domain-containing protein: MPDFSGLPLVIEPSELLPRLDARELILVDLTSAARYSTGHIPGARFVDPKRTQLGQPPAPGLLPAKADLEALFGELGHNPDAVYVVYDDEGGGWAGRFIWLLDVIGHSNYHYLDGGLLSWLAEGLPVSVDVPAPVAGPVSLTLHDAPTATREYLQSRLGAADLAIWDARGPLEYSGEKVVAARGGHIPGAVNFEWTAGMDQERNLRIRKDMPQILEQLGITPDKEIITHCQTHHRSGFTYLVAKALGYPRVKGYAGSWGEWGNHPDTPIEL; this comes from the coding sequence ATGCCTGACTTCTCTGGCTTGCCACTGGTGATCGAGCCGAGCGAACTGCTACCGCGCCTCGACGCCCGCGAACTGATTCTGGTGGACCTGACCAGCGCCGCCCGCTACAGCACCGGGCATATTCCCGGTGCACGCTTCGTCGATCCCAAACGCACCCAGCTCGGCCAGCCGCCAGCCCCGGGCCTGCTGCCAGCCAAAGCCGACCTCGAAGCACTGTTCGGCGAGCTCGGGCATAACCCGGATGCGGTCTACGTGGTCTACGACGATGAAGGCGGCGGCTGGGCCGGGCGTTTTATCTGGCTGTTGGACGTGATCGGTCACTCGAACTACCACTACCTCGACGGCGGCTTGCTGTCGTGGCTGGCCGAAGGCCTGCCGGTGTCCGTCGACGTCCCTGCACCAGTTGCAGGCCCGGTCAGCCTGACACTGCACGATGCTCCCACCGCTACCCGCGAGTATCTGCAAAGCCGTCTCGGCGCTGCCGACCTGGCCATCTGGGACGCTCGCGGCCCGCTGGAGTATTCCGGCGAGAAAGTCGTCGCAGCCCGAGGCGGGCACATTCCCGGAGCGGTCAATTTCGAATGGACTGCTGGCATGGACCAGGAGCGCAACCTGCGCATCCGCAAGGACATGCCGCAAATCCTCGAACAATTGGGCATCACGCCCGACAAAGAAATCATCACCCACTGCCAGACTCACCACCGCTCCGGCTTCACCTACCTGGTGGCCAAGGCGCTCGGTTATCCACGAGTCAAAGGCTATGCCGGTTCCTGGGGTGAATGGGGCAACCACCCCGATACCCCCATCGAGCTTTGA